A window of Candidatus Saccharibacteria bacterium oral taxon 488 genomic DNA:
GCTCTCGGTGCTATAGCCTGCCGCCTCCAGCTTCAGAATGCTATTGATACGAATATCGTCAGCTTCAGCCTGCACTTTGACCTCGTCGACAACCTGAGGAATAGCGAACTCGTAGGTAATGGCCACGCCCATGCCGCCGGTGATTCGGTTCAGCTCGTGCGTCAGCTGTGTGTAGTTGCGTAACAGTAATGGATCAACGACATTCTCAGCAAACACCTGCTTGGACACCTGTGCATTAGCATATGTAGCTGTGTCGTCAATGCCTTTCATGATTGCCGACACGCCGAACGACGTATCAATACGCCTGTCTACTTGCTTAAATAAGTTCTCGAAGTCAATATCTTTGTTTGGTTGCGAGAACGGCACCCACTCAACGGCCGCTGTGGTCGACGGCTTGCCGGTCTTGGAGTCAACCGGTCGGTGTGTGTAGGTGACATTGTTATTACTACCAGCTCCGCGATGAGCGTCTTGCAACATTGCACGCTCTCTTGAAACGCCTGCCGAGTTGGTGCAGTAATGATAAACTGCCCAGCCGGTACTGCCCCGTTCTCGAAAAAGCCAGCCTGGAAGTCGGCAATGTAGTCGTCGAGTGTCGCCCAGCGGCGCGAGGCCTCAGATGGCGAATACCCAGCGTACAGGTCGTTTGGATCAACACCGCCAGGCAACACCAGCACCTCATCTTCAGTAAACGTCTGCGTGCCGACTGTGTATGTTGTCTTGCCGCCAACTCGCGCAACTCGCGGAAACTCCAGGAACGTAAAGCCGGCAATATTCCTACCGCTCTGCCCCATAAAATCACCGCCAGGCTTTGCCACGCCACCGTAGTTGCTCCAAACCAAAATGTAGGTCTTCCGCAAGGACAATGTCGAGACAGCTATCTTTTCAGCAAACGCCACGGAACTGTCGGACTTGTTCGGATGGTATAGCGCGTCAATAATACAATGATCAATCTGTTCTCCATTGCCATTGATAGCAAACGGCCGCACCGTCATGTATTTATTGGCAATCGTGCGAATATTAGGATAAGCCGTCGCGTAACTGCTGGCTCGGTAATGATCGAACATTGATAATCTCTGAAAAGCGGGGTCAACGCCACTCACGCGTCGCTCACCCTTAGTCCATAGCTGTCTTGATAATTCCCATCTACTTATTACTCCTGTATAGATAAACCGACCAAAATATCAGCTGTACGCCGACAAATACCACTGTGGCGACCTTGCCGCCATAATATAGCCAAATACAAAACGGCACGCCGACAAACATCAGCAGTCCTATCCACGCCTCAATGACAGTATCCCTGTCTGGCTTTTGAAACTTTAATTTGCGCAAAAAGTCTTTCAATTTCATATAGTCCTCTAACTGTAAATATACGGATTACATAATCCCAGCCCACTCCATCACCACTTCATGCCGCAACTGCAGCCAAAAGCCCATCAATACCGAATCGAATATGTCAGGCGATTTGCCTAGTCGCTTCTTGATTGATTCCTTGGATTCCAACACGAACACCTTGTCTTTGTACTCATGGTGGTGCATCTGTGCCTCTTTAATAAACTCATTGAGGAATGGAAAGCTCTCGAGGATTTTCACCTTGCCGCTGTCTAGTCCCATTGCCAGCATGTATGCCACCTGCGACCGTAAATTGTTAAACGCCATCAGCTCCTGTGAATGTTCGGCGTCCTCTCGGCTCTTTGGTTCGTCGCCGAATGTCAGGAATGGGTCAGGCGAAAAGCCAGACTTAAACACCGCAAACTCAGCACCCC
This region includes:
- a CDS encoding phage portal protein; translated protein: MFDHYRASSYATAYPNIRTIANKYMTVRPFAINGNGEQIDHCIIDALYHPNKSDSSVAFAEKIAVSTLSLRKTYILVWSNYGGVAKPGGDFMGQSGRNIAGFTFLEFPRVARVGGKTTYTVGTQTFTEDEVLVLPGGVDPNDLYAGYSPSEASRRWATLDDYIADFQAGFFENGAVPAGQFIITAPTRQAFQESVQCCKTLIAELVVITMSPTHTDRLTPRPASRRPQRPLSGCRSRNQTKILTSRTYLSK